In the Populus trichocarpa isolate Nisqually-1 chromosome 1, P.trichocarpa_v4.1, whole genome shotgun sequence genome, aaaaaaatttgtgcaTTTTCCATGCATCATTAATTTAGGCTTATTGATAATTTTCCCATCTGAGGGATATAAATGAAATTCAAGCATTAAACTCGAAAGGATTAGTAGATATTGATGAAATccattaaaatgaaaagcacCAGTCCAGACCACTAGCTTGAATTCTGTTTCTGTCTTTCTTTTAATATGGAACTGCTGCTCATGAATCATGATTTGACTATTTGCATTGCCTTTAATAGAGATTTATCCAGCCCTTCCTGTACTACTGGTTTAATAACCTTTCAATCTTGTAATCCATGTTTGAAAAGCAAAGAACCAACCTCCTACTAATTTTAGACTTAATGTCTACTTCGTTGCAATGTTATATACCTTCTACTTTTTGGAATTAAAGAACAATTATTCTACCTTTATTTTCTAGCTTTTGATTGGTCACTAACAAATTTTATCTGTACCTTactattgtttattttctttcccttgCTGACAGGCTGGTGCCAACGATACTGATCTTCAGCGTGAAAATACAcagctcaaaaataaaattgctctGTTAAGGAGTCAAGTTAATGACCAAAACAATTTGGATAAACTCCAGCTTCAAGAGAAGAATGCACAACTAGAACATGACAAGAGTTCGCTTGAAGTGATAGTTCAAGCATTATGTGAGAAGATCAACAATGAGAAGGGCCATGAAGGAGACCATGCATCATAAGGTAACCGACTCAATGCTGCTATGAACAATATGCTTTTCATGTGAAGGGGAAAATTACGAAAACCAACCTTCAGTTGAAGCATACTTTACAtcttcatatttaaattttttcactttgtatccttttcttcatatttttgaACTGTTTTAACCCAGCCAATACTTTGCAATCATTGCAAGTTGTGATTGGAAGAAATGCCGCTAAACAGGTTAAAATGTTTATTCAATGATTTGACGAACTTTTTATCTCTAGTTGTAGGCTCCTAGTTAAGAAGGTTTGCTTAATTGTTTGACTCTTTGCATTTCAAACCTCagaactaatataaaaaatgtttatctAGAGGATATTCTTATGAATTTACCaaactaacataaaaaatgcaTCCTTAAAATTATTCAGGACAAGGATTTAGTCTCAGTTAACTTTGAAGCTAGTCTAAGAATACTCTTGTtagagttaatataaaattattcctaGGATCTCACAACAATTTAAACTTTTAGTTTAAGATAGTTCTTTTGATATAGTATCAGGATGTTAAAGAGATCTAACAGAGCAAAAATCATTGAACTCAAGCTATTTCATAATTCTAAATGATAGGCTTGCAAGTAAAGATAAGTGTTCGAAAAACCATCGAAATAAATACAACATAAAGTAACATAAAATGTTTAAGACGGGACCGCCCATCACAAGACTAAATTTTTTGGATGGAACACGGattcaattatcaatttaaaacgGTGTAACTCAAATACATCAAAAAGACCAAAAAGTTTATGATTATGATAAATGATTCATTCTcaactttttatattattttatatcttcGTATTTATTTCATATGGGATAGTTTCTCTAACAAAGTATTGATTCTAAATTTGTGGAGGGAATTCTAGCTTAGTTCCAAAAGGCATTATATTGATGATGCTGTAGTTGTGAGCATCACATGGTTAAGAGTGTCGTGACTGTGTTTGGTGGTCGTTTTCAGTGGATATTTCCAACAATGCACGTGGTTTGGCGAAGGAAGTTTAGGTGCTATTACTGCTAGGCACCCATGATGAACATCAGTGCTCGGCTCTTAGGCAATTCAtgcaaattttgaaaataaagatttgCTTTGAGAGATGGTGATCCAGATGTTGTTGGAAGCGATAAAGGGTATTGTCAGAGAGCAAATAGGACTTGCAATGGTAGGGGTATTGGATAGCAGCTCAAATACTATTATGTTAgaagtgatattttttaatatatatggaTTTGAGCAGCGTTGAGCCTTAAGCCCTATTCTTTTATAAACTCATGAGTTGTGcttgttttcattttagttcATTCTAATGcttataattttggtttttggtgGTTTGTAGTCaagggttttggttttggtgtaGTCTAGTCTCTTTTATTAGGggaaaaacaactcaaacagTAGATCAATTCAAATTAGTCAAGTCAATCAGTCAATTGGTTTCTATAAAATTCTCTAATCACTTGATCATACCAAACAATTGACTGGTTCATTTAGAATCTCGGTTTTAACAGATTAACCTAGATGAATTCTTTAAACCGTTTATAATAGATTGTACCATATTAtttatcaattcttttaaatgTATGCATAGTGAAGTATGCGAGTTTGTGTTTGATGTATGCATAGTGAAGTATGCGAGTTTGTTTCAAACACGACATTAAAATCTTTATGAAAATCTCCACGTGAGAACTTTATGATAAGTCCAGTCTTTGTGAAAAATCTCCATGTGACTTGCCAAGGATGATCTCAATGAAATATCCACCAAATGATCTTACCTAAATAGAACTCTTTAACTATGATTAGAGAACAAATTTACTCAATCACAACATattctccattttcttttcgACACAGGAATTGACCTTCCTTGAATACAATGGTTTTTAAAACTAACATTTAAGGACAATATAGCCTGAATAAAAAGAGCGAGGCACCTTCACACAAGTTAAGGTGGcgtttgttttttaacataataactCAACATTTAATAAGGAGCCACCTTGTCTAAGTATTCAGGCACCCACTTTATTTAGGTATAAAAGAAATGCTCCTCCATAACTAGTTCAAAAGGCACATTACATGAGAGGAAACAAGATGGATAGATAATTCAAACTTGATGACACGTATTTTCTAGGCCTCGGTCCGGTCAAATCACAcgtataaaaaaaccatattattttaaactgagataacctcatTTTGAGAAAGAGGGGAATGATGAAGGGTGCGTCTCTTCATCTTGACATGCCTGGCAATCTCTCTACTGGATGCCAAACCTCACTTCTTTACAAGATTCCTGAACCAAACTTCCATAGTATTACATGAGGGATaagggtattttttaaaagtaaagatTCCTGAACCAAACTTACATGGTATTATATAGAATGTAGATTctcattatatataatatatgaacAGTTAGAAGATCCAATAtaataggaaataaaaaaatgtaatagaTATAGTTGAGAATATCTTATATACtaggaaaggaaaaatatatacatgATAACAAGTCATCTAAGATCAAAGAAAGAATTCCTCATTATCACCCACAATATCTATAGTATGCCGCTCGAGCTGAAGAAGATTTAGTAACTTGAAGTTTGTCCCTGTACTGACAAATCATGCAGTGGAGAGAGAGGATTGGTAAGTAAACCAGCAAGTTAATAACTTATATACCGAATCCAAATCATAACATTAGAGACTTTCTTATGAATATAATAGAAATCAGTGTCCAAATGCTTCGTCCGTGTGTCAATTAAGGGATTAGTGGTAAGAGAGGAAGTACTCACATTCTCACAATAGAGATAGATAATAGGAGAGGAAGATGGTGaaataccaatatttttttagaatattgcATAGTCAAAGAAGTTCAACAACAGTAGGGGAGATTGCCAAATATTCAGCTTTAATACTTGAGCACGAAACAGTTTATTTCTTGGTAGATGTCTAAGAAACTCGTATACCAATATAGAAAATAAGCAAACTAGTAGTTGAACACCTTCTATCTGTACATCTGACTCAATCCGCATCTAAATTAATATGCTGAGTTGACACGCAGTTGTGTAGAAGAGATGAAAAGACCATGACTAATATATAATCCCTTAGCAGCCTTGAGATGAATGGTAATAGAGGCCTTCATGAATCGACAAATAGAGTTTATAGTAAAAGACATATTATGAAAGTAACTAGCTAGTATACCAACAGTAGTTAGTAGTAGGTATGCCAATTACTTTCATTTTAAGAACGTCTCCTTAAGCACGTGGCATGGATTATCAGTCACGGTCATTTCATCCCTCCTACACAAGTGTGTGTCATCTTAGCATATTCAGAAACAAATTGGGCTGGACATCCAGATACAAGGtgttcaactatttttttcttattcccTATGTTGGTATACTAAGTTACTTGAGCATGAAACAATTTATTTCTTGCAAGATGTCCAAGTAGCGGGGACGTTCATGAATTGACATGGCTGACAGCAAAATCGATATTAGGATGTGTAAAAGCCAAGTATTGTAAAGCACCAACAAGCATGCAAAAATCAGTAGGTTAGGAAGAATATGACCCAAAGTACAAGAATGTTTTCCCTCTAAAATAGATGTCGGAACCGGCTTAATTACAATTGAGCATGTCAACGTGGCTAACAAGTCCTTTACAAATATGGATTGATGCGAGTGCAAAGCCGTGAAGGATCATACAATTTGCATATCAAGGACTTAAGCCTTGTGATGAGAGAACTcttctctattctttttatataaattggTTGTTGTTTTATACTTATTCAATCATAAACTACCTAAATCGAAGTGTATGCGCGCGCACAAGCATGGTTAATTTATTGATCTTGTTATTGCCTCTCCTCGGGGAGCTTGCTTGAGCTCAGGTTCTGCTCTGCCATTAATTAGTTCCCtgaaacataatatttaacaAACGAAAACATTAGTAAATCAAATCATCCggggcaaaaaagaaaaaaagaagccaagAAAATGCAGTTCAAGTTTCTAATTGGTGATATTGTCAATATGATATCCTCtgatcataaaaacaaaacaaaggtaTTTGGAGAATCACAAACCGCAAGATTTGAGTCAGAACGGCGTCCCTGGGGGCATCATTCTCTGATCTTGCTTtgataatttgaaacatgaggTCCAGCCTGACTTGATTTGCAGCGCTCTGCTTGGAGATTATATTAGTTTCCTCTTTCAGTTTGGCAGTCTCTTTGcttatttcttcaaatttctGCCTCACTTCTTTTTGTCCATGTCGTATGCGTTCGTGGCCCTCGTTGATCTCCGCCATGTCAGCTCTGATCCTCTTGATACTCCTAGTTAGTTTGTTGTCCCTTAGTTTTCTTTTCTGCGGACAATAACATTGAGGAATATTGTATGTTAGAAAGCTAGCATAACAGTGTTATCTAAGTTGTCTTTGGTTATTAGTTTCCTGGGACAACAGCGATCTCTAAGTTGTATTTGGCTAGTTTtctatcatagaaaaaaaaaaaaaacttgtttggtcgaagaagaagaagaagaagaaataaatatataaaataaatatatttttaaaatagtttttgaatgagtttttattttttttcaaaacaagaaggaaataaaaagaaacatgacATTtgcatatttaatatttttatcttttaatacatCTACAGTGCATATCCTTTTAGCAAAAATGCTGAGAACAATTACAAGCAAAGAATAGTATTGGGAGGTAATGTACTGTTATtggataataattgttttttaaaatattttttatttaaaaatatataaaaaaaattcacttacaATAGCggtatataaaacaattttaaaaaaaatatattttttaaaaaatatattttttatataaaactatgTGTTACCACGTTACCACAATACACTGAAATATGTAACAGACCGTGCTTCGAGTTGCGCGTCGGCCATTCCTTCTTGTCAGCATGGCTGCTACGATCAGTCTGCTACTCAACTGATCGTAGCTTAATGTGGCTTTGCTAAAGAACTAAttcgttatatatatatatacacacgagGGTGTTTGG is a window encoding:
- the LOC18108834 gene encoding uncharacterized protein LOC18108834; amino-acid sequence: MLTRRNGRRATRSTKRKLRDNKLTRSIKRIRADMAEINEGHERIRHGQKEVRQKFEEISKETAKLKEETNIISKQSAANQVRLDLMFQIIKARSENDAPRDAVLTQILRELINGRAEPELKQAPRGEAITRSIN